A genome region from Myroides fluvii includes the following:
- the dnaG gene encoding DNA primase, whose translation MQIKESSLDRVREADIYNIISHYAELKKSGSSWVCKSPLTNESTPSFHVNPAKNNWVCYSSGQAGDGIKFVRLKDALNFVEAVEKIASICGITLEHEEVSAEQQAKIEKKKKAVDLLNEVTQKYQKEYNNLADTHWAKKMVQERQFSPESILNFQIGYTPGQRIITAPLIEAGHFEMGKTLGLISVKEDRNSDFFNDRLLFPIQNEKGEVVGFGGRAPQEVLPKYLNSKETPYYIKTKVLYGLYQGRKPIAQTGVAILTEGYTDVIACHQNGLGNAIATCGTALTKEQALLLKRYARTVIVMRDNDYPKAVKTLIDLTKSIIQDKNIDLSEKFTGINELNCVEVARLVLKKLSDSDEDQIIADQLDDRIRAINPKDLGPGTAAAFKDIDILLNYGFRVQVCFLPLGEDPDSFSRKADLKKYVEDHQQDAFEWKITKLKNIASDDPDEISASVSQTAEILHTIDDDIKRNLYIDKAAKIFKLPKKSITDVIEDIRTEIEQRVAAGVQNTETERDELKLPAGADIEEYKKYSFVTVDDNYHFPGRSGGFFRGTNFKIEPLFHIYGQVNNKRICEANYDNGRKKLIVFESGDFVQKAKFETKIIDEGNMVFTENVNNNHFIMMRNRILNSFTKAYEITTLGWQPKEKIFAFADSIYDKGMLKKVNPYGIIEIKKEEYEEADKGDYFEKVDSYFLPAFSAIYKDLRDGDDPYENDRYFVYKQSPVTLQKWIEQLIKVYGYEKAAIGVAFNIASLFRDIYLKRYQFFPHVFCGGDKGSGKSKFAESCVALFTHKQEPFDLNSGTPVAFFRRLARIMNAPTMLEEYHDNLDDKIFQALKGAYDGRGREMGKATGDNKTTTTKVHCSMFILSQYLSSRDDNSLTSRSIILNFIKPLDPFTTEEVAEYNKLKAWEEMGLSSMLIDILDFRPYVEENIHQKYSYYISKYKKDLKGKEYQERMLQNYVALITPLSLLSEKMNLIFDLNKLYQQFLDAILDTSDLIVESEGLAEYWRVIEFLLDTRRINNKTHFNISNEPIISLYTRKGDQPFVWKNTSHTRVLYLNQKALHQLYHKEVTTRGGAEVITDSTIRNYFKSKKYFIGTKAGGHRFGDVSTTALVFNYDMMLNGGILNLDRTSASEANPDNSDFFDHDATGI comes from the coding sequence ATGCAGATTAAAGAAAGTTCACTAGATCGAGTAAGAGAAGCAGACATATATAATATAATCTCCCATTACGCAGAGTTAAAGAAAAGCGGGAGCTCTTGGGTTTGTAAGTCCCCACTGACCAATGAGAGCACCCCTTCTTTTCACGTGAATCCCGCGAAGAATAACTGGGTGTGTTATTCATCTGGTCAAGCCGGTGATGGAATTAAATTCGTTCGGTTGAAAGATGCATTAAATTTTGTTGAAGCGGTGGAAAAAATCGCTTCTATTTGTGGGATCACCTTAGAACACGAAGAGGTTTCTGCAGAGCAACAAGCCAAGATAGAGAAAAAGAAAAAAGCCGTTGATTTATTAAATGAAGTAACTCAAAAGTATCAAAAAGAGTACAATAACTTAGCTGATACGCATTGGGCGAAAAAGATGGTTCAGGAGAGACAATTCTCTCCTGAATCTATCTTAAACTTCCAAATTGGTTACACGCCCGGGCAACGTATTATTACTGCTCCATTGATTGAGGCTGGTCATTTTGAAATGGGAAAAACATTGGGGTTAATTTCCGTGAAAGAAGACCGCAATTCCGACTTCTTTAATGATCGCTTACTATTTCCTATTCAGAACGAAAAAGGAGAAGTAGTTGGTTTTGGTGGGCGCGCTCCTCAAGAGGTACTGCCAAAATACCTAAATAGCAAAGAAACTCCTTACTATATCAAAACCAAAGTATTATACGGATTGTACCAAGGGCGAAAACCCATTGCACAAACGGGAGTAGCCATCTTAACAGAAGGTTATACGGATGTGATTGCCTGCCATCAAAATGGTTTGGGTAATGCTATTGCTACCTGTGGAACTGCCCTTACCAAAGAACAAGCGCTTTTACTCAAGCGCTATGCACGCACTGTCATTGTGATGCGAGACAATGACTATCCAAAGGCTGTCAAAACCTTAATCGATTTAACGAAATCGATTATCCAGGATAAAAACATTGACCTAAGCGAGAAGTTTACGGGAATCAATGAATTGAACTGTGTGGAAGTCGCGCGTTTAGTTTTAAAAAAACTCAGCGATTCAGATGAAGATCAAATCATAGCCGACCAATTGGATGATCGCATTCGAGCGATTAATCCCAAAGATTTAGGCCCAGGTACTGCGGCCGCTTTTAAAGATATCGATATCCTTTTGAATTACGGATTTCGCGTACAAGTATGTTTCTTGCCCTTAGGTGAAGATCCTGATAGTTTCTCGAGAAAAGCTGATTTGAAAAAATACGTTGAGGATCATCAACAAGATGCCTTTGAATGGAAGATTACCAAGCTCAAAAATATTGCTTCAGACGATCCGGATGAAATATCAGCTTCAGTTTCTCAAACAGCTGAAATACTGCATACTATCGATGATGACATCAAGCGAAACTTATACATCGATAAAGCTGCAAAAATATTTAAGTTACCCAAAAAATCAATTACCGATGTAATCGAAGACATCCGTACTGAAATCGAACAACGCGTTGCTGCAGGTGTTCAAAATACAGAAACTGAACGAGATGAATTGAAGTTGCCTGCAGGTGCAGATATCGAAGAGTACAAAAAGTACAGTTTTGTAACAGTGGATGACAACTACCACTTCCCTGGACGCAGTGGTGGATTCTTTAGAGGAACCAACTTTAAAATCGAACCTTTATTTCACATCTATGGCCAAGTGAACAACAAGCGTATTTGTGAAGCGAATTACGACAATGGGCGTAAAAAGCTGATTGTATTTGAATCAGGTGATTTTGTTCAAAAGGCGAAGTTCGAGACCAAAATCATTGATGAAGGAAATATGGTGTTTACCGAAAACGTCAACAACAACCATTTCATTATGATGCGCAATCGAATTTTGAATTCGTTCACCAAAGCCTATGAAATTACTACCCTTGGATGGCAACCCAAAGAGAAGATATTCGCCTTTGCGGATTCCATCTATGACAAGGGAATGTTGAAAAAAGTCAATCCATATGGTATTATCGAAATTAAAAAGGAAGAATACGAAGAAGCTGACAAAGGGGATTATTTTGAAAAAGTAGACAGTTATTTCTTACCTGCCTTTTCCGCCATTTACAAGGATTTACGCGATGGTGATGATCCATACGAGAACGACCGATACTTTGTGTACAAGCAAAGTCCGGTTACGCTTCAAAAGTGGATTGAACAACTAATCAAAGTCTATGGCTATGAGAAAGCTGCGATTGGTGTCGCCTTCAATATTGCTTCCTTATTCCGTGATATCTATTTGAAACGCTATCAGTTCTTTCCACATGTATTTTGTGGTGGGGATAAAGGATCGGGGAAATCGAAGTTTGCAGAAAGCTGTGTGGCTTTATTCACCCACAAGCAAGAACCCTTCGATTTGAACTCCGGAACACCCGTTGCTTTCTTCAGACGATTGGCGCGAATTATGAACGCTCCTACGATGTTAGAAGAGTATCACGATAACTTAGATGACAAGATTTTCCAAGCGTTAAAGGGAGCTTACGATGGACGTGGACGTGAAATGGGTAAAGCAACTGGAGATAATAAAACGACAACAACCAAAGTCCATTGCTCGATGTTTATTCTATCCCAATACTTGAGTAGTCGTGATGACAACTCCTTGACCTCAAGAAGTATCATTTTAAATTTTATTAAGCCCCTGGATCCATTCACTACAGAAGAAGTGGCTGAATACAACAAGTTAAAAGCTTGGGAGGAAATGGGATTGTCCTCCATGCTCATTGATATTCTTGACTTTAGGCCGTATGTAGAAGAAAACATTCACCAAAAGTATTCCTATTACATCAGCAAATACAAAAAAGATTTAAAGGGCAAAGAGTACCAGGAACGCATGTTGCAAAACTATGTAGCCTTAATCACTCCCTTATCACTATTATCTGAAAAGATGAATTTGATTTTTGATCTAAACAAATTGTACCAACAGTTTCTAGATGCCATTCTAGATACGTCGGATCTCATTGTTGAGTCTGAAGGATTGGCAGAGTACTGGAGAGTAATTGAGTTCTTATTGGATACAAGACGCATCAACAATAAAACGCACTTCAATATTAGCAATGAACCTATTATATCGCTATACACGAGAAAAGGAGATCAACCTTTTGTTTGGAAGAATACATCCCATACAAGAGTATTATATCTGAATCAAAAAGCCTTGCATCAATTGTACCATAAGGAAGTAACAACCCGAGGAGGAGCTGAAGTAATTACAGATTCAACTATTCGAAACTACTTCAAATCGAAGAAGTATTTCATTGGTACCAAAGCTGGAGGACATCGATTTGGTGATGTCTCAACCACTGCCCTGGTGTTCAACTATGACATGATGCTCAATGGAGGCATCTTGAACCTAGACCGCACAAGTGCAAGTGAAGCTAACCCGGACAATTCAGATTTTTTTGACCATGATGCAACAGGAATCTAA
- a CDS encoding phage antirepressor N-terminal domain-containing protein has protein sequence MNTTIITTVNGVNIVELANQMIPIKPICEAIGIDFEPQRKKIYNDQLLASVTSLEEATGADKKTYEMVCLPLKYVFGWLFTINPNNVKEEAKASVIQYQRVCYDAIYDSLFLSRVYLKEMKERTEAKLQEIEVYKTNFKEAQGKLKQSEGELKELRQLSFDDWKHVNLQTSMLDEPEFAN, from the coding sequence ATGAACACAACAATCATCACCACCGTAAATGGAGTTAATATCGTAGAATTAGCCAATCAAATGATTCCAATCAAGCCGATTTGTGAAGCCATTGGAATTGATTTTGAACCACAGCGCAAGAAAATTTACAACGACCAATTATTAGCTTCAGTTACCTCCCTGGAGGAGGCAACTGGAGCAGACAAAAAAACGTATGAAATGGTCTGTTTACCACTAAAGTATGTTTTTGGGTGGCTATTCACTATCAACCCCAATAACGTCAAAGAAGAAGCCAAAGCCAGCGTAATTCAATACCAACGCGTTTGTTATGATGCGATATATGACTCCCTCTTTTTGAGTCGTGTTTACCTCAAGGAAATGAAAGAACGCACGGAAGCTAAACTCCAAGAGATTGAAGTGTATAAAACCAACTTCAAAGAAGCCCAGGGCAAATTGAAGCAATCTGAAGGGGAACTGAAGGAACTGCGTCAATTGAGCTTTGACGATTGGAAGCATGTGAATTTGCAAACCTCGATGTTGGATGAACCAGAGTTCGCCAATTAA